In Halorhabdus tiamatea SARL4B, a genomic segment contains:
- a CDS encoding Single-stranded DNA binding protein produces the protein MSVEDRAEELASDLGVDKAEVKEDLENLVSYSVPLEEAVQSLRRKYGDTDDGGGSIPEADVVDVSTDDDAVSVTGVFLTVGTRSIRYQGSDHVIHEGEFADGTGKISYTAWEDFGVEPGDVVRIENAGVREWDGEPELNLGERTTVRLSDDAIDVSDEIGGDRTLAELAPGDRGVNAEVAVLERERKIIDGRDGETEILSGVLADETARLPFTDWDPHAEIEEGASIRIEDAFVREFRGAPAINVSEFSTVTALDRTVEATDDAPRMAIREAVEGGGLFDVEVTGTAIAVRDGSGLIERCPECGRVVQNGQCRSHGAVEGEDDLRTKAIVDDGTGTVTAVLDEELTAAVYGGGLEDAREHARDAMDRDVVTDAIREAIVGRAFRVRGSLSVDDFGATLNATEFAARDDDPADRAREILAEVDA, from the coding sequence ATGTCCGTCGAAGACAGAGCCGAGGAGCTCGCCTCCGACCTCGGTGTCGACAAAGCGGAGGTCAAAGAAGACCTGGAGAATCTCGTCTCCTACAGCGTTCCGCTGGAGGAAGCAGTGCAGAGTTTGCGCCGGAAGTACGGCGACACCGACGACGGTGGCGGCTCGATCCCCGAAGCCGACGTCGTCGACGTCTCGACTGACGACGACGCCGTCTCCGTGACCGGCGTCTTCCTGACGGTCGGCACCCGCTCGATCAGATATCAGGGGTCCGATCACGTCATCCACGAGGGGGAGTTCGCCGACGGAACGGGCAAAATCTCCTACACTGCCTGGGAGGACTTCGGCGTCGAGCCCGGCGACGTCGTCCGGATCGAGAACGCTGGCGTCCGTGAGTGGGACGGCGAGCCCGAACTGAACCTCGGCGAGCGCACGACCGTCCGCCTCAGCGACGACGCGATCGACGTCTCCGACGAGATCGGCGGCGACCGCACGCTCGCGGAGCTCGCACCGGGAGACCGGGGCGTCAACGCCGAGGTGGCGGTGCTCGAACGCGAACGCAAGATCATCGACGGCCGCGACGGCGAGACCGAGATCCTGAGCGGCGTCCTCGCCGACGAGACCGCTCGACTCCCCTTTACCGACTGGGACCCACACGCCGAGATCGAGGAAGGGGCGTCGATCCGGATCGAGGACGCCTTCGTCAGGGAGTTCCGCGGCGCGCCGGCGATCAACGTCTCCGAGTTCTCGACCGTCACGGCACTCGACCGGACGGTCGAGGCAACCGACGACGCCCCCCGAATGGCCATCCGCGAGGCCGTCGAGGGCGGCGGTCTGTTCGACGTGGAGGTGACCGGCACGGCGATCGCCGTCCGGGACGGCTCGGGACTCATCGAGCGCTGTCCCGAATGTGGTCGGGTCGTCCAGAACGGCCAGTGTCGGAGCCACGGCGCAGTCGAGGGCGAGGACGACCTCCGGACGAAGGCGATCGTCGACGACGGGACGGGGACCGTCACCGCTGTCCTCGACGAGGAACTGACTGCGGCGGTCTACGGCGGCGGACTGGAGGACGCCCGGGAACACGCCCGTGACGCGATGGACCGCGACGTGGTGACTGACGCGATCCGGGAAGCCATCGTCGGTCGGGCGTTCCGCGTCCGTGGATCGTTGAGCGTCGATGACTTCGGCGCGACGCTCAACGCCACCGAATTCGCTGCCCGCGATGACGACCCCGCCGATCGTGCCCGCGAGATCCTCGCGGAGGTGGACGCATGA
- a CDS encoding 2,5-diamino-6-(ribosylamino)-4(3H)-pyrimidinone 5'-phosphate reductase, with protein sequence MHVVVNAAMSADGKLSTREREPIAISGGTDFDRVDGLRADSDAVMVGVGTVLADDPSLTVDDPDRIAARRGRGKSPQPARVVADSRARTPPDARVLDDEAETYLLVGERTASEKVERLDRAGATVIATGQARVDLPAGLDALESRGIDRLMVEGGGELIFSLFDAGLVDELSVFVGPMVIGGRDAPTLADGDGFLEEFPDLELIGVERMDGGVLLQWDVA encoded by the coding sequence ATGCACGTCGTCGTCAACGCCGCGATGAGCGCGGACGGCAAACTCTCGACCCGGGAGCGCGAGCCGATCGCGATCAGCGGCGGGACGGACTTCGATCGCGTCGACGGACTCCGGGCCGACAGCGACGCCGTCATGGTCGGCGTCGGGACTGTGCTGGCTGACGACCCCTCGCTCACGGTCGACGATCCCGACCGGATCGCCGCCAGACGCGGCCGGGGGAAATCACCACAGCCCGCCCGCGTCGTTGCTGACTCCCGCGCCCGGACACCGCCTGACGCCCGCGTGCTCGACGACGAGGCCGAGACGTACCTGCTGGTGGGTGAACGCACTGCCTCGGAGAAGGTCGAGCGCCTCGATCGTGCCGGAGCGACGGTGATCGCCACTGGCCAGGCACGCGTCGATCTGCCTGCGGGCCTCGACGCACTCGAGTCACGCGGGATCGACCGACTCATGGTCGAGGGTGGCGGCGAACTCATCTTCTCGCTGTTCGATGCGGGGCTCGTCGACGAACTCTCGGTGTTCGTCGGGCCGATGGTCATCGGCGGACGTGACGCGCCGACGCTCGCCGACGGCGACGGGTTCCTCGAGGAGTTCCCGGACCTCGAACTGATCGGCGTCGAGAGAATGGACGGCGGCGTCCTGTTGCAGTGGGACGTCGCCTGA
- a CDS encoding DUF7545 family protein yields MAAEDLETTTVTLETDDATDEMEIPVDLIDLLTEGDESTPTVVADIAMFGFAQRVHSAVHHGQGEPDEQLEAIEAATMDRFEERFGTRYEDLIEHSH; encoded by the coding sequence ATGGCAGCCGAAGATCTGGAGACGACGACGGTAACGCTCGAAACCGACGACGCGACCGACGAGATGGAGATTCCGGTCGACCTGATCGACCTGCTGACGGAGGGCGACGAGTCGACGCCCACTGTCGTCGCCGACATCGCGATGTTCGGGTTCGCCCAGCGCGTGCACTCCGCCGTCCATCACGGCCAGGGCGAACCGGACGAGCAACTCGAGGCGATCGAGGCCGCGACGATGGACCGCTTCGAGGAGCGCTTCGGCACGCGATACGAGGACCTGATCGAACACAGCCACTGA
- a CDS encoding 4Fe-4S dicluster domain-containing protein: MPIDPDFAHNRDVVDEHEGHDVWGPVEEPETLGIHGTHVAVDFDICLADGACLEDCPVDVFEWVETPGHPESERKADPANESSCIDCMLCVDVCPVDAIDVNPARAEE; this comes from the coding sequence ATGCCAATCGATCCGGACTTCGCCCACAATCGCGACGTCGTCGACGAACACGAGGGCCACGACGTCTGGGGCCCCGTCGAGGAACCGGAGACGCTCGGCATCCACGGGACGCACGTCGCCGTCGACTTCGACATCTGCCTGGCGGATGGCGCGTGTCTGGAGGACTGCCCGGTCGATGTCTTCGAGTGGGTCGAGACCCCCGGCCATCCGGAAAGCGAGCGCAAGGCCGACCCGGCCAACGAGTCGTCGTGCATCGACTGTATGCTCTGTGTCGACGTCTGCCCGGTCGACGCGATCGACGTCAACCCCGCGCGGGCCGAAGAGTGA